In one Flavobacteriales bacterium genomic region, the following are encoded:
- a CDS encoding aminotransferase class I/II-fold pyridoxal phosphate-dependent enzyme: MDLSDILTHLGEDRERGLDAVVPPIVQSGNFTYATVAAMRAVVQHEFDRPLYTRGFNPTVAMLRRKVAALEGAEDALVFSSGSAAIAAAVIAFTKAGDHIVCVHKPYSWTRKLLVDLLARFGVEHTFVDGTDAENYRKAIRPNTTFFILESPNSLTFELQDIAAVCAIAKERGIITLCDNSFSSPLFQNPIELGCDMVAHSATKYLNGHSDVVAGVLAGSKTHMRQVMSRELMTLGAAPSPHDAWLLMRGLRTLELRVNRSADSAEKVARFLEAHPKVKRVHWPGLPSHPQHALALKQMKRVAGLMTIELDAPDVPAVERFCDSLERFLIAVSWGGYESLQWPVCALQGPSGYYTDLPFTMVRLYIGLEDADALIADLAQALERI, from the coding sequence ATGGACCTGAGCGACATCCTCACCCACCTCGGCGAAGACCGCGAGCGCGGCCTCGATGCCGTGGTGCCGCCCATCGTGCAGAGCGGCAATTTCACCTACGCGACCGTGGCCGCGATGCGCGCCGTGGTGCAGCATGAATTCGACCGGCCGCTGTACACGCGCGGCTTCAATCCCACGGTGGCCATGCTGCGGCGGAAGGTCGCGGCGCTCGAAGGGGCCGAGGACGCGCTCGTCTTCAGCAGCGGCAGCGCGGCCATCGCGGCGGCGGTGATCGCCTTCACCAAGGCCGGCGACCACATCGTCTGCGTGCACAAGCCCTACAGCTGGACCCGCAAGCTGCTCGTTGACCTGCTCGCGCGCTTCGGCGTGGAGCACACCTTCGTGGACGGCACCGATGCGGAGAACTACCGGAAAGCCATCCGTCCGAATACGACCTTCTTCATCCTGGAGAGCCCCAACTCGCTCACCTTCGAGCTGCAGGACATCGCCGCCGTGTGCGCCATCGCGAAGGAGCGCGGCATCATCACGCTCTGCGACAACAGCTTCAGCAGCCCGCTCTTCCAGAACCCGATCGAACTGGGCTGCGACATGGTCGCGCACAGCGCCACCAAGTACCTGAACGGGCACAGCGATGTGGTGGCGGGCGTGCTCGCCGGGTCGAAGACGCACATGCGTCAGGTCATGAGCCGGGAGCTCATGACGCTGGGCGCGGCGCCCTCACCGCACGATGCCTGGCTGCTGATGCGCGGCCTGCGCACCTTGGAGCTGCGCGTGAACCGCAGCGCCGACAGCGCCGAGAAGGTGGCGCGCTTCCTCGAGGCGCACCCGAAGGTGAAGCGTGTGCATTGGCCGGGCTTGCCCTCGCATCCGCAGCATGCGCTGGCCCTGAAGCAGATGAAGCGCGTGGCGGGCTTGATGACCATCGAGCTGGATGCGCCCGACGTGCCCGCCGTGGAGCGCTTCTGCGACAGCCTCGAGCGCTTCCTGATCGCCGTGAGCTGGGGCGGCTACGAGAGCCTGCAATGGCCGGTGTGCGCATTGCAGGGGCCCAGCGGCTATTACACCGACCTGCCGTTCACCATGGTGCGTCTCTACATCGGGCTGGAGGATGCGGATGCCTTGATCGCCGACCTGGCCCAGGCGCTGGAGCGCATCTGA
- a CDS encoding glycosyltransferase family 39 protein, which produces MPTHGRLQLLIIAVAALLLIPGLGAVHLFDWDEINFAEIAREMVASGDWLRPQMHFEAFHEKPPLFMWLQALSMKAFGVGEFAARFPNAICGVLTLWLLYRIGEQTQGRVFGMLWALAYIGSILPHLYFRSGIIDPWFNLLIFLGLHAIITLVQRDPKRDPNAMNARSDRHAWIGGFFLGLAVLTKGPVGVLVPGLVVGAFWAWKRFRFVLSLRRIGIVALATALTVSTWALIDLLRNGPEFMIAFFWRQVAMLTTEDAGHGGFVGYHFVVLLLGCFPASVFALQELLRPTRSNDAHVSDHRHWMVILFWVVLILFSIVKTKIVHYSSLCYFPLTYLAALQLERIWRKQEGFGWSRFLLGGLGTAIALLVIAVPFAGMSIDAIKPLFAQDPFAIANLDAEVKWTGLEAIAGLVLLAGLLTGHALHGRRKFRAAVLSVFAGGALFVTTTLFFFIRNIEGYSQRAAVEFFAGKADDRCWLITKGYKSYVPEFYGRVKEAQPDEATLWRGPIDRPVYLACKVTHAEEVEQLGTFTELYRKNGFIFWERIP; this is translated from the coding sequence ATGCCGACCCATGGCCGCCTGCAGCTACTGATCATCGCGGTCGCCGCGCTGCTCCTCATCCCCGGCCTGGGCGCTGTCCACCTCTTCGACTGGGACGAGATCAACTTCGCGGAGATCGCGCGCGAGATGGTCGCGAGCGGCGATTGGCTGCGCCCGCAGATGCACTTCGAGGCCTTCCACGAGAAGCCGCCCCTGTTCATGTGGCTGCAGGCCCTCAGCATGAAGGCCTTCGGCGTGGGCGAATTCGCCGCGCGATTCCCCAACGCCATCTGCGGCGTCCTCACGCTGTGGCTGCTCTACCGAATCGGCGAGCAAACACAAGGACGCGTCTTCGGCATGCTGTGGGCGCTGGCCTACATCGGATCCATCCTGCCCCACCTCTACTTCCGGAGCGGCATCATCGACCCGTGGTTCAATCTGCTCATCTTCCTCGGGCTGCACGCCATCATCACGCTGGTGCAACGCGACCCCAAGCGCGACCCCAACGCCATGAACGCGCGCAGCGACCGCCACGCCTGGATCGGGGGTTTCTTCCTGGGCCTGGCCGTGCTCACCAAGGGGCCCGTGGGTGTGCTGGTGCCCGGGCTGGTGGTGGGCGCGTTCTGGGCCTGGAAGCGCTTCCGCTTCGTGCTCAGCCTGCGCCGCATCGGCATCGTCGCGCTCGCCACTGCCCTAACTGTTTCCACTTGGGCGCTAATCGACCTGCTGCGCAACGGCCCCGAGTTCATGATCGCCTTCTTCTGGCGCCAGGTGGCCATGCTCACCACCGAGGATGCCGGCCACGGCGGGTTCGTGGGCTACCACTTCGTAGTGCTGCTGCTCGGTTGCTTCCCGGCCTCGGTGTTCGCCTTGCAGGAACTGCTGAGGCCCACACGAAGCAACGACGCCCATGTAAGTGACCACCGCCACTGGATGGTGATCCTCTTCTGGGTGGTGCTCATCCTCTTCAGCATCGTGAAGACCAAGATCGTGCACTACAGCAGCCTGTGCTACTTCCCGCTCACCTACCTCGCCGCGCTGCAGCTGGAGCGCATCTGGAGGAAGCAGGAGGGCTTCGGCTGGAGCCGCTTCCTGCTCGGCGGCCTGGGCACGGCGATCGCCCTGCTCGTGATCGCGGTCCCGTTCGCCGGCATGAGCATCGATGCGATCAAGCCCCTCTTCGCGCAGGACCCCTTCGCGATCGCGAACCTCGATGCGGAGGTGAAGTGGACGGGACTCGAAGCGATTGCCGGGCTCGTGCTGTTGGCCGGCCTGCTCACCGGGCATGCGCTCCATGGGCGCAGGAAGTTCCGTGCGGCCGTGCTCAGCGTCTTCGCAGGCGGGGCGCTCTTCGTCACCACCACGCTCTTCTTCTTCATCCGGAACATCGAGGGCTACTCGCAGCGCGCCGCGGTGGAGTTCTTCGCTGGCAAGGCCGACGATCGCTGCTGGTTGATCACCAAGGGCTACAAGAGCTATGTGCCCGAGTTCTACGGCCGGGTGAAGGAGGCGCAGCCAGATGAGGCCACGCTCTGGCGCGGCCCGATCGACCGCCCGGTGTACCTGGCCTGCAAGGTGACGCACGCGGAGGAGGTGGAGCAGCTAGGGACCTTCACAGAGCTCTACCGGAAGAACGGGTTCATATTCTGGGAGCGGATTCCCTAG
- the era gene encoding GTPase Era: MPHKAGYVNIIGEPNVGKSTLLNALLGEQLVIANPKAQTTRHRILGILNGDDYQLVLSDTPGILDPQYKMHERMMSVVDEALIDADILVVLVEVGQKPEKAENVLKRARRFKGRKVLLVNKVDAAKEELVLPALEAWQAALPESKVVPLSALHGLNVAELKAWLIAHLPEHPAYFPKDELSDRNMRFFVSEIIREKMLTFYKQEIPYSSQVVVNSYEEGGALVRIQADVIVMRESQKGIVIGEGGRALRRLGTEARLAIERFIGTKVFLDLKVKVDPDWREDEAKLKRYGY; this comes from the coding sequence ATGCCGCACAAGGCTGGATACGTCAACATCATCGGGGAGCCCAATGTGGGGAAGAGCACCCTGCTCAACGCTCTACTCGGCGAGCAGCTGGTGATCGCCAACCCCAAGGCGCAGACCACGCGGCACCGCATCCTGGGCATCCTCAATGGCGATGACTACCAACTGGTGCTGAGCGATACCCCGGGCATCCTCGACCCCCAGTACAAGATGCACGAGCGCATGATGAGCGTCGTGGACGAGGCCCTCATCGATGCTGATATCCTTGTCGTGCTGGTGGAGGTGGGGCAGAAGCCCGAGAAGGCCGAGAACGTGCTCAAGCGCGCGCGCCGCTTCAAGGGCCGCAAGGTGCTGCTGGTGAACAAGGTGGACGCCGCTAAGGAGGAGCTGGTGCTGCCTGCGCTGGAGGCATGGCAGGCGGCTCTGCCCGAGTCGAAAGTGGTGCCCTTGAGCGCGCTGCATGGCCTCAATGTGGCGGAGCTGAAGGCCTGGCTCATCGCGCACCTGCCGGAGCATCCCGCCTACTTTCCGAAGGATGAGCTGAGCGACCGCAACATGCGCTTCTTCGTGAGCGAGATCATCCGGGAGAAGATGCTCACCTTCTACAAGCAGGAGATCCCATACAGCTCCCAAGTGGTGGTGAACAGCTATGAGGAAGGGGGGGCGCTGGTGCGCATCCAGGCCGATGTGATCGTGATGCGCGAGAGCCAGAAGGGGATCGTGATCGGCGAGGGCGGCAGGGCTTTGCGCAGATTGGGCACCGAGGCGCGCCTGGCCATCGAGCGCTTCATCGGCACCAAGGTCTTCCTGGACCTGAAGGTGAAGGTGGACCCCGACTGGCGGGAAGATGAAGCGAAACTGAAGCGATACGGATATTGA
- the gldM gene encoding gliding motility protein GldM: protein MASMKMPPRQKMINMMYLVLTAMLAMNVSKEVLDAFAIMDAELVRSERAHEQRSRVEYTVFAEAAQRFPDKFGASHQRALRVQAMADSLVRHIQGMKLQALASADGLEVNALQGRDADGRDTLRALLALEAKDDRDVLTRELVGSEPATPKQGPGTAHDLRLRIAAFRDSLKAMAGERGQALASALDQLFDQGDRRDASGTWNNWESTNFYDVPLAAGVATLSKLQADIRAAENDMVKWLYRSAEMDDYRFGTLTGAVVPQSNLVMAGDSFRADVFLAAYDPENPARVLLKDGRALPVGTDGKAKLRVRADAVGEQRVEGVMHFEGPNGAVEVPYATTYQVMAPLLVASPTKMNVLYRGVDNPIELSVPGVPAERVQAGISTGRIVRSGQGWVASGMSGSTAEVFATVTLPDGSTRRVGPMRFRVKDLPPPMAFVAGKSALDARIKKAELQAARAVFAKLPDSEFGAKYEVLRFRMIVERGSQPIDRQVTGAAFDANLQTVLGKLRNGDRVIFEDIKARLEGAPAGTRTYDLAPISWKVVD from the coding sequence ATGGCCAGCATGAAGATGCCTCCCCGGCAGAAGATGATCAACATGATGTACCTCGTGCTCACCGCCATGTTGGCGATGAATGTGAGCAAGGAGGTGCTGGACGCGTTCGCCATCATGGACGCCGAACTGGTGCGCAGCGAGCGGGCGCACGAGCAGCGTTCGCGGGTGGAGTACACCGTGTTCGCGGAGGCGGCCCAGCGCTTCCCGGACAAGTTCGGTGCTTCGCACCAGCGGGCCTTGCGCGTGCAGGCCATGGCCGATTCGCTGGTGCGTCACATCCAAGGCATGAAGCTGCAGGCCTTGGCCTCCGCCGATGGGCTGGAAGTGAACGCGCTGCAGGGACGCGATGCCGACGGCCGGGATACCCTGCGCGCCCTGCTGGCCCTGGAAGCGAAGGACGACCGCGATGTGCTGACGCGCGAGCTGGTGGGCAGCGAGCCCGCCACGCCGAAGCAGGGGCCCGGCACGGCGCATGACCTGCGCTTGCGCATCGCCGCCTTCCGCGACAGCCTGAAGGCGATGGCCGGTGAGCGCGGCCAGGCCCTCGCCTCGGCGCTGGACCAGCTCTTCGACCAGGGCGACCGGCGCGATGCCTCGGGCACCTGGAACAACTGGGAGAGCACCAACTTCTACGATGTGCCGCTGGCGGCCGGGGTTGCCACGCTGAGCAAGCTGCAGGCCGACATACGCGCGGCGGAGAACGACATGGTGAAGTGGCTCTACCGCAGCGCCGAGATGGACGATTACCGGTTCGGCACGCTCACCGGTGCCGTGGTGCCGCAGAGCAACCTCGTCATGGCCGGCGATTCCTTCCGCGCCGATGTGTTCCTGGCGGCCTACGATCCGGAGAATCCGGCCCGCGTGCTGCTGAAGGACGGCCGTGCGCTTCCCGTGGGGACCGATGGCAAGGCCAAGCTGCGCGTGCGTGCCGATGCCGTCGGTGAGCAGCGCGTGGAGGGTGTGATGCACTTCGAGGGCCCCAACGGTGCGGTGGAGGTGCCCTATGCCACCACCTACCAGGTGATGGCGCCGCTTCTGGTGGCCTCGCCCACCAAGATGAACGTGCTTTACCGCGGGGTGGACAATCCCATCGAGCTGTCCGTACCGGGCGTGCCGGCCGAGCGGGTCCAGGCGGGCATCAGCACGGGGCGCATCGTGCGCAGTGGTCAGGGCTGGGTGGCCAGTGGCATGAGCGGGAGCACGGCCGAGGTGTTCGCCACAGTGACCCTGCCCGATGGCAGCACCCGGCGGGTGGGCCCCATGCGGTTCCGGGTGAAGGACCTGCCACCACCGATGGCGTTCGTCGCCGGCAAGAGCGCTCTGGATGCCCGCATCAAGAAGGCCGAGCTGCAAGCCGCCCGGGCCGTTTTCGCCAAGCTGCCCGACAGCGAGTTCGGCGCCAAGTACGAGGTGCTTCGCTTCAGGATGATCGTGGAGCGCGGCTCCCAGCCGATCGACCGGCAAGTGACGGGCGCCGCCTTCGATGCCAACCTGCAGACCGTGCTCGGCAAGCTGCGGAACGGCGACCGGGTGATCTTCGAGGACATCAAGGCCCGGCTGGAGGGTGCTCCGGCAGGGACACGCACCTACGATCTGGCTCCCATTTCCTGGAAAGTCGTGGATTAG
- a CDS encoding T9SS type A sorting domain-containing protein: MIHLTPFKLLAIAILLAIPFRGLAQGDTCTTALIVGNGLHLADGPATGDGQGGVNCGGGQDGDWYRYTPNFTGTIVITSCHPLNNQQDDDTYLKVFTGTCGNLTCIGFNDDMGSQACPGYSFASQMVVSVTSGQDYFIVWTDTFDGDSFWWELRECAGTVTGVTYRDLNSNGMRDSGEPQVDAMLTINPGGLNSYSGDDPYSFCSALGNYTITAIPPQYHTVTPASQSYSVPVQGTQVVGMDFGFQPIPGIYDAAVNLWGQNAWIGNNTQLHVGYQNLGSEPVNATVSLTLDLALSFVSASVAPTSVNGQTIIWALPTLAPFSQGVINVTVFTSITTAPQAPVLNYVVLTAVEDDIDPTNNVDDQHATAVTAIDPNDKHVSAVSITPDEVIAQEKLAYTINFQNTGTAPAVNIVIKDSLDADWDLSTFEMIGATHPYTLTINEEVAIWTFANIMLPDSSTNEPESHGSIHYRMAPKTTLMLGDQLTNRADIYFDYNAPVLTNTTVTTVELSTAIAEGPARHGLAVSPSPSSGLVNLCWNDARLNNARLTVTDALGRVVHTTSMTTSTNSLSLDLSILPAGSYVARLSGATEAWARFVIQR, translated from the coding sequence ATGATCCACTTGACCCCGTTCAAGCTCCTCGCGATCGCGATCCTGCTAGCCATCCCCTTCCGCGGGCTGGCGCAGGGCGACACGTGCACCACGGCGCTGATCGTGGGGAATGGACTTCATCTCGCTGATGGGCCAGCCACCGGGGACGGCCAAGGCGGCGTTAACTGCGGTGGTGGCCAGGACGGCGATTGGTACCGGTACACGCCGAATTTCACTGGAACCATCGTCATCACAAGCTGTCATCCACTGAACAACCAACAGGATGATGACACCTACTTGAAGGTGTTCACGGGCACATGCGGCAACCTGACGTGCATCGGGTTCAATGATGACATGGGCTCCCAGGCCTGCCCGGGCTACAGTTTCGCCTCGCAGATGGTTGTGAGTGTGACTTCCGGTCAGGACTATTTCATCGTGTGGACCGACACGTTCGACGGCGATTCGTTCTGGTGGGAGCTGCGCGAGTGCGCCGGCACGGTGACAGGCGTTACCTACCGCGACCTGAACAGCAATGGCATGCGCGACAGCGGCGAGCCGCAGGTGGACGCCATGCTCACCATCAACCCCGGCGGCCTCAACAGCTATTCCGGCGATGACCCCTACTCCTTCTGCAGCGCATTGGGCAACTACACCATCACCGCCATCCCACCGCAATACCACACGGTCACCCCGGCCTCGCAGAGCTACTCGGTGCCCGTGCAAGGCACGCAGGTCGTTGGGATGGACTTCGGCTTCCAGCCCATACCCGGCATCTATGATGCTGCCGTGAACCTCTGGGGCCAGAACGCCTGGATCGGCAACAACACCCAGTTGCATGTAGGCTACCAGAACCTCGGGAGCGAGCCTGTGAATGCCACCGTCAGCCTGACCCTGGACCTGGCGCTGAGCTTCGTCTCGGCGAGCGTGGCGCCCACGAGCGTGAATGGACAGACCATCATCTGGGCCTTGCCCACCCTGGCCCCCTTCAGCCAAGGCGTCATCAACGTCACCGTGTTCACGTCCATCACCACCGCCCCGCAGGCCCCCGTGCTCAATTACGTGGTGCTCACAGCCGTGGAGGACGACATCGACCCGACGAACAACGTGGACGACCAGCACGCGACCGCCGTCACGGCCATCGACCCGAATGACAAGCACGTGAGCGCCGTGAGCATCACCCCGGATGAGGTGATCGCGCAGGAGAAGCTCGCTTACACGATCAACTTCCAGAATACCGGCACCGCCCCGGCCGTGAACATCGTGATCAAGGACAGCCTCGACGCCGATTGGGACCTCAGCACCTTCGAGATGATCGGCGCCACGCACCCGTACACGCTCACGATCAATGAAGAGGTCGCCATTTGGACCTTCGCCAACATCATGCTGCCCGACAGCAGCACCAACGAGCCCGAAAGCCACGGCAGCATCCACTACCGCATGGCGCCCAAGACCACCTTGATGCTCGGGGACCAGCTCACGAACCGCGCGGACATCTACTTCGACTACAATGCGCCCGTGCTCACCAACACCACCGTGACCACCGTTGAGCTGAGCACGGCGATCGCGGAAGGCCCGGCGCGTCATGGCCTGGCGGTATCGCCCTCGCCCAGCAGCGGCCTGGTGAACCTCTGCTGGAACGATGCCCGGCTGAACAACGCGCGCCTGACCGTGACCGACGCCTTGGGCCGCGTGGTGCACACCACATCCATGACCACGAGCACGAATTCGCTCAGCCTTGACCTCAGCATCCTGCCCGCAGGAAGCTACGTGGCAAGGCTCAGCGGCGCCACCGAGGCCTGGGCGCGCTTCGTCATCCAGCGCTGA
- a CDS encoding heavy-metal-associated domain-containing protein, which produces MKALLLPALVAFLLTFVACSGPAVQDKAVAGIERVEMEEVVTSGEPLATADFAIEGMSCEMMCGGSIKKALAGLGAVSTEIKMDEEGPDHAIVTYDAAKLNDAQMVEAIQALYDGQYKVISIAVTKRVKGEGSVTGSEGASSAQARSDLGRISAREVVLPSVLAILSRLLRF; this is translated from the coding sequence ATGAAAGCGCTCCTCCTTCCCGCCTTGGTCGCCTTCCTCCTCACCTTCGTCGCGTGCAGCGGCCCGGCGGTTCAGGACAAGGCGGTTGCCGGCATCGAGCGCGTGGAGATGGAGGAGGTCGTCACCAGCGGCGAGCCTTTGGCCACTGCGGACTTCGCCATAGAGGGCATGAGCTGCGAGATGATGTGCGGCGGCTCCATCAAGAAGGCTCTGGCCGGCCTCGGCGCCGTGAGCACGGAGATCAAGATGGATGAGGAGGGCCCGGATCACGCCATCGTCACCTACGATGCCGCGAAGCTCAATGATGCCCAGATGGTAGAGGCCATTCAGGCGCTCTATGACGGCCAGTACAAGGTGATCTCCATTGCGGTCACCAAGCGGGTGAAGGGCGAGGGTTCTGTGACCGGAAGCGAGGGTGCCTCGTCGGCCCAAGCGCGTTCCGACCTTGGCCGCATCTCGGCCCGGGAGGTGGTGCTTCCCAGCGTGCTGGCCATTCTTTCCCGGCTCCTGCGCTTCTGA
- a CDS encoding glycosyltransferase family 2 protein — MYLGQKVVVVLPAYRAALTLEQTYREIPFDIVDEVVLVDDKSPDNTVEVARKLGIRHVVQHEVNRGYGGNQKTCYDTAKKLGADIVVMLHPDYQYTPKLLTSMIALIGNGVYPVVFGSRILGKGALKGGMPMYKYIANRWLTFTQNLLCGQKLSEYHTGYRAFHRKVLDACPYHLCSDDFVFDNQMIGQIFWQGFDIAEITCPTKYFDEASSINFSRSMTYGFGVLNVSWRYFLARTGIMGWKLLGARRPQA, encoded by the coding sequence ATGTACCTCGGACAGAAAGTCGTAGTGGTGCTCCCCGCCTACCGGGCGGCCCTCACCCTGGAGCAGACCTATCGGGAAATCCCCTTCGACATCGTGGACGAGGTGGTGCTCGTGGACGATAAAAGCCCGGACAACACCGTGGAAGTGGCCCGGAAGCTGGGCATCAGGCATGTGGTTCAGCACGAGGTGAACCGCGGCTACGGCGGCAACCAGAAGACCTGCTACGACACCGCGAAGAAGCTGGGCGCCGACATCGTGGTGATGCTGCATCCCGACTACCAGTACACCCCGAAGCTGCTGACCAGCATGATCGCGCTGATCGGCAACGGCGTGTACCCGGTGGTCTTCGGGTCGCGCATCCTGGGCAAAGGCGCGCTGAAGGGCGGCATGCCCATGTACAAGTACATCGCCAACCGCTGGCTCACCTTCACGCAGAACCTGCTCTGCGGCCAGAAGCTGAGCGAGTATCACACGGGCTACCGCGCCTTCCACCGCAAGGTGCTCGATGCCTGCCCCTACCACCTGTGCTCGGACGACTTCGTCTTCGACAACCAAATGATCGGCCAGATCTTCTGGCAGGGCTTCGACATCGCCGAGATCACCTGCCCCACGAAATACTTCGATGAGGCCAGCAGCATCAACTTCAGCCGCAGCATGACCTACGGCTTCGGCGTGCTCAACGTGAGCTGGCGCTACTTCCTGGCGCGCACGGGAATCATGGGCTGGAAGCTGCTGGGTGCCCGGCGGCCGCAGGCCTGA
- a CDS encoding DMT family transporter, with amino-acid sequence MRTDRSQRTWLLLGALALIWGSSFILMKRGLYHEGVPVLTPWQMATARIAMAWLALSPILLRHAGLLRRHWLPLLGSGLLGNGLPALLFATAQTRIDSALSGMLNSLTPLMTMVTGALFFALRVRGVHLAAILLGLFGAAGLVYTGSGTGHGWSWFALLPVLGTLGYGFSGNIVKRHLYGLPPAATSALALTWVGPPAIGLALASGLPEKLATDPRAATALGYVAVLAVMSSAVALILWNMLLQRTTALRASTVTYLMPVVAIGWGLLDGEAIGWSRLALIGLVLAAVYLVSSAERSG; translated from the coding sequence ATGAGGACCGACCGCAGCCAGCGCACCTGGCTCCTGCTGGGTGCCCTTGCGCTCATCTGGGGCAGCAGCTTCATTCTCATGAAGCGGGGCCTCTACCACGAAGGGGTGCCGGTGCTCACCCCATGGCAGATGGCCACCGCCCGCATCGCCATGGCCTGGCTGGCGCTGAGCCCGATCCTGCTGCGCCACGCCGGCCTGCTCCGCCGCCACTGGTTGCCGCTCCTGGGGTCGGGGCTGCTGGGCAACGGGCTGCCGGCCCTGCTCTTCGCCACGGCACAGACGCGCATCGACAGCGCCCTCAGCGGGATGCTGAACAGCCTGACGCCCCTGATGACCATGGTCACCGGTGCGCTCTTCTTCGCCCTTCGCGTGCGCGGCGTGCACCTGGCGGCCATCCTCCTGGGCTTGTTCGGTGCCGCAGGCCTGGTCTATACCGGCTCGGGTACAGGGCACGGCTGGTCGTGGTTCGCGCTGCTGCCGGTGCTGGGCACACTGGGCTACGGATTCAGCGGCAACATCGTGAAACGGCACCTCTACGGCCTGCCGCCTGCGGCCACCTCGGCGCTGGCACTCACTTGGGTGGGGCCGCCGGCCATTGGCCTAGCCCTGGCCAGCGGGCTGCCCGAGAAATTGGCGACGGATCCGCGCGCTGCGACAGCATTGGGGTATGTGGCTGTCCTGGCGGTGATGAGCTCCGCTGTGGCGCTGATCCTGTGGAACATGCTCCTGCAGCGCACCACCGCCTTGCGCGCGAGCACGGTGACCTACCTGATGCCCGTGGTGGCCATCGGCTGGGGGCTGCTGGATGGAGAAGCCATCGGCTGGAGCCGCTTGGCCCTCATCGGGCTGGTGCTCGCAGCGGTTTACCTGGTGAGCAGCGCCGAACGATCAGGATAG
- the der gene encoding ribosome biogenesis GTPase Der has protein sequence MGNIVAIVGRPNVGKSTLFNRLIERREAITDPTAGTTRDRHYGKSEWNGIVFSVIDTGGYISGTDDLFESEIRKQVRLAIEESDTILFMVDVNGGITGADEAIAEMLRKAKKPVILAANKVDTHDRQYLAADFYALGLGEVHAIAAASGAGTGDLLDELLKTFKKPSEEADPDIPKLAIVGRPNVGKSSLVNALLGREQSIVTPVAGTTRDPINTRWSVFGHDLILLDTAGIRRKAKVDEDIEFYSVMRSIRAIEESDVCLLMLDAREAMQQQDLHILSIIQKNGKGLVVVVNKWDLVEKETNTMRDFEAEVKRRMEPFTDVPVVFTSVLEKQRLLKVMEVAMQVYEDRKRRIPTRKLNDALLPEIERQPPPMYKAKEVSIKFVQQLPVHVPTFVFYCNLPQYIKPSYERFLENRLREHWRFTGVPIRLFFRKK, from the coding sequence ATGGGAAACATCGTCGCCATCGTAGGCCGCCCCAACGTGGGCAAGAGCACGCTCTTCAACCGCTTGATCGAGCGGCGCGAAGCCATCACCGACCCCACGGCCGGCACCACGCGCGACCGCCACTACGGCAAAAGCGAATGGAACGGCATCGTCTTCAGCGTCATCGATACGGGGGGGTACATCAGCGGAACCGATGACCTATTCGAGTCCGAGATCCGCAAGCAGGTCAGGCTCGCCATCGAGGAGTCCGATACCATCCTCTTCATGGTCGATGTCAATGGCGGCATCACCGGCGCGGATGAGGCCATCGCGGAGATGCTCCGGAAGGCGAAGAAACCGGTGATCCTCGCAGCCAACAAGGTGGACACCCATGACCGCCAATACCTGGCAGCCGATTTCTACGCCTTGGGCCTGGGCGAGGTGCATGCGATCGCAGCTGCCAGCGGCGCAGGCACAGGCGATCTCCTCGATGAGCTGCTGAAGACCTTCAAGAAGCCCAGCGAGGAGGCCGATCCGGACATCCCCAAGCTGGCGATCGTGGGCCGCCCCAATGTGGGCAAGTCATCCCTGGTGAACGCCCTGCTGGGCCGGGAGCAGAGCATCGTCACCCCGGTGGCGGGCACCACGCGCGACCCCATCAACACGCGCTGGAGCGTCTTCGGCCATGACCTCATCCTGCTCGACACCGCCGGTATCCGCAGGAAGGCCAAGGTGGATGAGGACATCGAGTTCTACAGCGTGATGCGCTCCATCCGCGCCATCGAGGAGAGCGATGTATGCCTGCTCATGCTCGATGCGCGCGAAGCCATGCAGCAGCAGGACCTCCACATCCTCTCCATCATCCAGAAGAACGGCAAGGGGCTGGTGGTGGTGGTGAACAAGTGGGACCTTGTAGAAAAGGAGACCAACACCATGCGCGACTTCGAGGCGGAGGTGAAGCGGCGTATGGAGCCCTTCACCGACGTGCCCGTGGTATTCACCAGCGTGCTGGAGAAGCAGCGCCTGCTGAAGGTGATGGAGGTGGCCATGCAGGTCTATGAGGACCGCAAGCGCCGAATCCCCACGCGCAAGCTGAACGATGCCCTGCTGCCCGAGATCGAGCGCCAGCCGCCGCCGATGTACAAGGCCAAGGAGGTGAGCATCAAGTTCGTGCAGCAGCTGCCGGTGCATGTGCCCACCTTCGTCTTCTACTGCAATCTGCCGCAGTACATCAAGCCCAGCTACGAGCGATTCCTCGAGAACCGCCTGCGCGAGCATTGGCGCTTCACGGGGGTGCCGATACGGCTCTTCTTCCGGAAGAAGTAG